One Falsihalocynthiibacter arcticus DNA segment encodes these proteins:
- a CDS encoding CoA-acylating methylmalonate-semialdehyde dehydrogenase → MNELTHFIDGKHVKGTSGRFADVFNPATGEVQAKVPLASKAELDAAVASAAAAQPKWAATNPQRRARVMMAAVGLINRDMDKLAEALSREHGKTFADAKGDVQRGLEVIEFCIGAPHLLKGDFTDSAGRGIDMYSMRQALGVVAGITPFNFPAMIPLWKMGPALVCGNAFILKPSERDPSVPLMLAEIFQEAGLPDGILQVVNGDKESVDAILDNETVQAIGFVGSTPIASYIYSRGCANGKRVQCFGGAKNHMIIMPDADLDQAADALIGAGFGAAGERCMAISVAVPVGEETADKLIEKLIPRIEALKVGPYTAGDDVDYGPVVTAAAKANIEALVETGIAQGATLAVDGRGFSLQGYEDGFFVGPHLFDHVTPDMDIYKKEIFGPVLCTVRAASYEEALGLAMDHEYGNGTAIFTRDGDTARDFAHRINIGMVGINVPIPVPLAYHTFGGWKKSGFGDLNQHGTDSFKFYTRTKTVTSRWPSGLKEGGEFNFKAFD, encoded by the coding sequence ATGAACGAACTCACCCATTTCATCGACGGCAAACACGTCAAAGGTACATCAGGACGTTTTGCCGATGTCTTCAACCCTGCGACTGGCGAAGTTCAAGCCAAAGTTCCTTTGGCCTCCAAAGCCGAGCTTGATGCCGCAGTTGCTTCCGCCGCTGCCGCGCAACCAAAATGGGCCGCGACCAACCCACAACGCCGTGCCCGCGTGATGATGGCCGCCGTTGGCCTGATCAATCGCGACATGGACAAACTCGCCGAAGCCCTTTCGCGCGAGCACGGCAAAACCTTCGCAGATGCCAAAGGCGACGTGCAGCGCGGCCTTGAAGTTATCGAATTTTGCATCGGTGCTCCCCACCTTCTCAAAGGCGATTTTACCGACTCTGCAGGCCGTGGCATCGACATGTATTCCATGCGCCAAGCTCTTGGTGTTGTTGCAGGAATTACCCCTTTCAACTTCCCCGCCATGATCCCTCTCTGGAAAATGGGCCCCGCCCTTGTTTGCGGCAACGCCTTCATCCTCAAGCCTTCCGAGCGCGACCCATCCGTGCCTTTGATGCTGGCCGAAATCTTCCAAGAAGCAGGCCTTCCTGATGGCATCCTGCAAGTGGTCAACGGCGACAAAGAATCCGTCGATGCGATCCTCGACAATGAAACCGTCCAAGCCATTGGCTTCGTTGGTTCCACCCCAATCGCCTCCTACATCTACTCGCGCGGCTGTGCCAACGGCAAACGCGTTCAATGTTTTGGCGGCGCGAAAAACCACATGATTATCATGCCTGATGCCGATCTTGACCAAGCTGCCGACGCCCTGATCGGCGCTGGTTTTGGCGCGGCTGGCGAACGCTGCATGGCGATTTCCGTGGCTGTTCCCGTGGGCGAAGAAACCGCTGACAAACTCATCGAAAAACTGATCCCCCGCATTGAGGCCCTCAAAGTCGGACCTTACACAGCAGGCGACGACGTGGATTACGGCCCCGTTGTAACGGCCGCCGCTAAGGCAAACATCGAAGCCCTCGTGGAAACCGGCATTGCCCAAGGCGCGACCCTCGCGGTTGATGGCCGTGGCTTCTCACTGCAAGGCTATGAAGACGGGTTTTTCGTCGGCCCACACCTCTTTGACCACGTCACACCCGACATGGACATCTACAAAAAAGAGATCTTCGGCCCCGTGCTTTGCACCGTTCGTGCGGCGTCCTATGAAGAGGCTCTCGGCCTTGCCATGGACCACGAATACGGCAACGGCACCGCGATCTTTACCCGCGATGGCGACACGGCGCGTGACTTTGCGCACCGCATTAACATCGGCATGGTCGGCATCAACGTGCCCATCCCTGTACCGCTCGCTTACCACACCTTTGGCGGCTGGAAAAAATCCGGCTTTGGCGACTTGAACCAACACGGGACTGACTCGTTCAAGTTCTACACCCGCACCAAAACGGTGACGTCGCGCTGGCCCTCAGGCCTCAAAGAAGGCGGCGAGTTCAACTTCAAAGCGTTTGACTAA
- a CDS encoding LysR family transcriptional regulator: MKWDDLRIFLSVARSESISGAGKSLRIDAATVGRRIARLERDLETPLFAKSPQGYALTDAGQRLVDHAAQAEQSVGAAVADLRGAAQGLSGVIRIGAPDGCANYLLPQICAQICADHPGLDVQIVALPRVFNLSKREADMAITVSPPTAGRLTVQKLSDYHLHLAGSEAYLAAHPKVEKLKDIKGHRMIGYIPDMIFDKELDYLAEAGAERVTLGSNSVSVQFNWVRTGGGLGIVHDFAIPSAPHVRKILTDHISLTRSFYLVRHIDDRRVTRLNTFADLLSQGVRREIAHLEAQS, translated from the coding sequence ATTAAGTGGGACGACTTGCGGATTTTCCTCTCAGTGGCGCGCAGCGAGAGCATTTCGGGGGCGGGGAAAAGCCTGCGGATTGATGCGGCGACGGTCGGACGCAGGATTGCGCGACTTGAGCGAGACCTTGAAACGCCGCTGTTTGCGAAATCCCCGCAAGGGTATGCGCTGACGGATGCGGGGCAACGTTTGGTGGACCACGCGGCGCAAGCAGAGCAATCCGTGGGGGCGGCGGTCGCGGACTTGCGCGGCGCGGCGCAGGGCTTGTCGGGGGTGATCCGCATTGGCGCGCCTGATGGCTGTGCGAATTATTTACTGCCTCAGATTTGTGCGCAGATATGTGCGGACCATCCGGGTTTGGATGTTCAAATCGTGGCTTTGCCGCGGGTGTTTAACCTTTCTAAACGCGAAGCGGATATGGCGATTACGGTAAGTCCCCCAACGGCGGGGCGGCTAACGGTTCAGAAACTTTCGGATTATCACCTGCATTTGGCAGGCAGTGAAGCCTATCTTGCGGCCCATCCCAAGGTTGAAAAATTGAAGGATATCAAAGGGCATCGGATGATCGGCTATATTCCCGATATGATTTTTGACAAGGAACTCGACTATCTGGCCGAAGCAGGCGCCGAGCGCGTGACGCTGGGATCAAATTCGGTGTCGGTGCAGTTTAATTGGGTGCGCACGGGGGGCGGCCTTGGGATTGTGCATGATTTTGCCATCCCCTCGGCGCCGCATGTGCGAAAAATTCTCACCGATCATATTTCGTTAACGAGAAGTTTTTATTTGGTCCGCCATATTGATGATCGGCGCGTCACGCGGCTCAATACGTTTGCTGATTTACTGTCCCAAGGGGTGCGTCGAGAAATTGCGCATCTTGAAGCGCAATCTTGA
- a CDS encoding CBS domain-containing protein, protein MLVQQILKSKATDGVITLTVDATLSEAAALLSSKKIGTIVVSNNGKSADGILSERDIVRELGRRGAGCMTDKLEDVMTKKLVTCTLTDRVDDILQSMTDGRFRHMPVLENGELVGLISIGDVVKAKLAELSMEKDALQGMIMGH, encoded by the coding sequence ATGCTCGTACAACAGATTTTGAAATCCAAGGCGACGGATGGCGTGATTACCCTCACTGTGGACGCCACATTGAGCGAGGCCGCAGCGCTTTTGTCGTCCAAGAAAATTGGGACGATTGTGGTTTCTAACAATGGTAAATCCGCAGATGGGATTCTTTCGGAGCGCGATATCGTGCGCGAATTGGGGCGGCGCGGTGCCGGATGTATGACGGATAAACTCGAAGACGTAATGACTAAAAAGCTGGTGACCTGTACGTTGACGGATCGCGTTGACGATATTTTGCAAAGTATGACAGACGGGCGTTTTCGCCACATGCCAGTGTTGGAGAATGGCGAACTTGTGGGGCTTATTTCGATTGGTGACGTTGTAAAGGCCAAGCTCGCGGAGCTTTCGATGGAAAAAGACGCGCTTCAAGGGATGATTATGGGGCACTAG
- the coaD gene encoding pantetheine-phosphate adenylyltransferase produces the protein MRIGLYPGTFDPITYGHIDIIRRASALVDRLVIGVAINRDKGPLFDLNERVAMIEAECAPLAKEVGIEIVVHPFENLLIKCANDVNAQIIVRGLRAVADFEYEYQMVGMNRALDSRIETVFLMADAKHQAIASKLVKEIARLDGDVSKFVTPAVNAALLAKY, from the coding sequence ATGCGGATTGGTCTATACCCCGGAACTTTTGACCCGATTACCTATGGGCATATTGATATTATTCGACGTGCAAGTGCATTGGTTGATCGGCTGGTCATCGGGGTTGCAATCAACCGCGACAAGGGGCCGTTGTTTGACTTGAACGAACGGGTCGCGATGATCGAGGCGGAATGCGCGCCATTGGCCAAGGAGGTCGGCATCGAGATTGTGGTGCATCCGTTTGAAAATCTGTTGATTAAATGCGCAAATGACGTGAATGCGCAGATTATAGTGCGCGGCCTTCGCGCGGTGGCCGATTTTGAATATGAGTATCAAATGGTCGGGATGAACCGCGCCTTGGACAGCCGAATTGAAACGGTCTTCCTGATGGCAGACGCCAAACATCAAGCGATTGCCAGCAAGCTGGTGAAAGAGATCGCGCGGCTTGATGGCGATGTGAGTAAATTCGTAACCCCCGCCGTGAATGCGGCGTTGCTGGCGAAGTATTAA
- the gap gene encoding type I glyceraldehyde-3-phosphate dehydrogenase, with translation MSVKVAINGFGRIGRNVLRAIIESGRTDIEVVAINDLGPVETNAHLLRYDTVHGRFPHDVKTTGSTIDVGRGPIEVTAIRNPAELPWGHVDIVLECTGIFTARDKAAIHLENGASRVLVSAPSAGADKTIVYGVNDGVLTADDIIVSNASCTTNCLSPVAKVLNDAIGIKRGFMTTIHSYTGDQPTLDTMHSDLYRARAAACNMIPTSTGAAKAVGLVLPELNGILDGVAIRVPTPNVSVVDLTFEAKRDTTVEEINAAISAAAASGPLKGILGVTDEKLVSMDFNHDPRSSIFATDQTKVMDGNLCRILTWYDNEWGFSNRMADTAVAMGKLI, from the coding sequence ATGTCTGTAAAAGTAGCGATCAACGGTTTTGGACGGATTGGACGCAATGTCCTGCGCGCAATCATCGAATCCGGCCGCACTGATATCGAAGTTGTCGCAATCAATGATCTTGGACCTGTCGAAACTAACGCCCATCTTTTGCGCTACGACACGGTTCACGGACGCTTCCCCCATGACGTAAAAACCACCGGCTCCACCATCGACGTTGGCCGTGGCCCGATTGAAGTTACCGCGATCCGTAACCCCGCCGAATTACCTTGGGGACACGTCGATATCGTTCTGGAATGTACCGGTATCTTTACCGCGCGCGACAAAGCAGCGATCCACCTTGAAAACGGCGCGAGCCGCGTTCTGGTTTCCGCCCCCTCCGCAGGTGCCGATAAGACCATCGTTTATGGTGTGAACGATGGTGTTCTTACCGCAGACGACATCATCGTTTCCAACGCGTCCTGCACGACCAACTGTCTTTCGCCCGTTGCGAAGGTGTTGAACGATGCCATCGGCATTAAACGTGGTTTCATGACAACGATCCACAGCTATACGGGCGATCAACCCACGCTCGACACGATGCACAGCGATTTGTATCGCGCCCGCGCCGCAGCCTGCAACATGATCCCAACGTCGACCGGCGCTGCCAAAGCTGTGGGCCTCGTGCTTCCAGAATTGAACGGCATCCTTGATGGGGTTGCGATCCGTGTTCCAACGCCGAATGTTTCGGTTGTTGACCTCACATTTGAAGCCAAACGCGACACAACGGTCGAAGAAATCAACGCCGCGATTTCCGCAGCGGCGGCCTCTGGTCCCCTCAAAGGGATCCTTGGCGTCACCGACGAGAAACTCGTGTCGATGGACTTCAACCACGATCCACGTTCCTCGATCTTCGCGACCGATCAAACCAAAGTTATGGACGGCAACCTCTGCCGCATCCTCACTTGGTATGACAATGAATGGGGTTTCTCAAATCGTATGGCAGACACAGCCGTTGCGATGGGCAAACTTATCTAA
- the gap gene encoding type I glyceraldehyde-3-phosphate dehydrogenase, giving the protein MTVTLGINGFGRIGRCTLAHIAESGRNDVQVVKINATGPIETNAHLLKYDSVHGRFANDVRVDGSTMDLGRGPMDVMSTYDPSELDWSGCDVVLECTGNFNDGEKSAIHLKQGAKRVLISAPATNVARTVVYGVNHRDLLPQDTIVSNGSCTTNCLAPLAKVLNDAVGIESGIMTTIHSYTGDQPTLDRRHPDLYRARAAAMSMIPTSTGAAKALGLVLPELDGKLDGTSMRVPTPNVSAIDLTFVAEKDVTADDINEIVAAAANGHMGAVLAYDPEQKVSIDFNHTPHSSIFAPDQTKVVGKRLVRVLAWYDNEWGFSCRMADVAAAMGRLLH; this is encoded by the coding sequence ATGACTGTGACACTCGGGATTAACGGATTTGGCCGCATCGGCCGCTGTACATTGGCCCATATTGCCGAAAGCGGACGCAACGATGTCCAAGTCGTAAAAATCAACGCCACAGGCCCCATCGAAACCAACGCCCACTTGCTCAAATACGACTCCGTCCATGGACGCTTTGCCAATGACGTGCGCGTTGACGGTTCGACCATGGATTTGGGCCGTGGCCCGATGGACGTCATGAGCACCTATGATCCCTCTGAGCTTGACTGGTCGGGATGCGACGTCGTGCTGGAATGCACCGGCAATTTCAACGATGGCGAGAAATCCGCCATTCACCTGAAACAAGGCGCGAAACGCGTGCTTATTTCCGCCCCCGCCACCAACGTCGCCCGTACGGTTGTGTATGGTGTCAACCATCGCGACCTGCTGCCCCAAGATACGATTGTCTCCAACGGGTCCTGCACCACCAACTGCCTCGCCCCCCTCGCCAAAGTCCTTAATGACGCAGTGGGAATCGAAAGCGGCATCATGACCACAATCCACAGCTACACAGGCGACCAACCCACCCTTGATCGCCGCCACCCCGACCTTTATCGCGCCCGCGCCGCCGCCATGTCGATGATCCCGACCTCCACGGGTGCCGCAAAGGCCCTCGGCCTCGTCCTCCCAGAACTCGACGGCAAACTCGACGGCACCTCCATGCGCGTGCCCACGCCCAATGTCTCCGCCATCGACCTTACTTTCGTCGCGGAAAAAGACGTGACCGCCGACGATATCAACGAAATCGTCGCCGCCGCCGCCAATGGCCATATGGGCGCGGTCCTCGCTTATGACCCCGAACAAAAAGTTTCTATCGACTTCAATCACACCCCACATTCGTCTATCTTTGCCCCAGACCAAACAAAAGTTGTGGGCAAACGCCTTGTGCGTGTGCTTGCATGGTACGATAACGAATGGGGATTCTCCTGCCGTATGGCCGATGTCGCGGCGGCAATGGGGCGTCTGTTGCACTAA